The Candidatus Zixiibacteriota bacterium genomic interval AGGGCAATCGGGACACCCGCAAGCGGACCGGTCGGATTACCAGAGGCAATGCGGTCATCGATAGCCTCAGCCTGATGGAGGGCAAGGTCAGATGTGACGGTTATGAATGCATTTAACTTTTTGCCGGCGCTGAAGGCCCTCTCCAGCGCCGTCTGGCAAACATCGACCGCTTTAAATTTCCTGTTTTTTACTCCGTCAGCGATTTCACGCGCTGTCAGATTGTGATATTCTTTGATCACAGGAATGGAAGATAAGTATCAATCTCATATTTGGTGACATTGATGCGGTAGTTGTCCCACTCCACTTTCTTGTTGGCTATCAAGGTCTCAAATATGTGATCGCCTAAAACGTCCCGCACCAGTTTCGACTTTTCGGTCAGTCTGATGGCATTCTCCAAAGAGTCCGGAAGAGCGTCGATTTTGAACTTCTCCCGTTTCTCTTTGGTCATGGTGAAGATGTTCTCTTCAATCGGTTCCGGCAAGGGGTATTTATTCTCGATTCCTTCCAGTCCGGCGCCGAGCATCAGCGCAAAGGCAAGATAGGGGTTACATGCCGGGTCGGGCGAGCGGAGTTCAACCCGGGTCGATTTTTCGTGACCGGCCTTAAACATCGGAACCCGGATAAGGCTGGAACGATTGCGCCGTCCCCACGACACATAAACCGGGGCTTCATAACCGACCACCAGTCGCTTATAGGAATTGACCCACTGATTCAGCACCAGGGTCAGGTCTTTGATATGATGCAGGATGCCAGCCATGAAATAACGGGCCATATCGGAGAGATGATAAGGGGCATCCTTGGCATAGAACAGGTTTTTGTCCCCGTCAAAAATTGACATATGAGTATGCATCCCGGAGCCGTTTTCTCCGAAAATCGGCTTCGGCATAAAAGAAGCGTAAATTTCATTCTCCGCCGCCACTTCTTTCACCACGAAGCGGTAGATCTGCGCAAAGTCAGCCATTACCAACGCCTCTTGATATTTCAGGTCGATTTCATGCTGACTGGGTGCGACTTCATGATGGGAGCATTCCACCGGAATCCCCATCAGTTCCAGCGCCGCCACCGTTTTCTTTACGACATGTGTTCCGAGATCAAACGCGCCATAATCGAAGTACCCGCTCTTGTCCAGCAATTCCGGGTTGGACTCATCCTTAAAGTAGAAAAATTCAATCTCCGGTCCGAGATACGCTGTCCATCCTTTCTTGGCGTATTTTTGGAGCACCCTCTGCAAGACCCAGCGCGGGTCGCCATCGTACGGTTTCCCATCAGGCAATTGAATATCGCAGAACATCATGGCGGTTTTCTCGCCGCCGATTTCCCACGGTATGACGCGGAAAGTGCGGAGGTCCGGAATCGCCATCAGGTCGGATTCTTCAATTCTTACGAATCCTTCTATCGAGGAGCCGTCAAAAGCCTGCCCCCGCTCCAG includes:
- a CDS encoding amidase family protein, which gives rise to MIKEYHNLTAREIADGVKNRKFKAVDVCQTALERAFSAGKKLNAFITVTSDLALHQAEAIDDRIASGNPTGPLAGVPIAL
- a CDS encoding glutamine synthetase family protein is translated as MIDDADVHYVRLNFTDILGRLKGMSITRSEIETVLERGQAFDGSSIEGFVRIEESDLMAIPDLRTFRVIPWEIGGEKTAMMFCDIQLPDGKPYDGDPRWVLQRVLQKYAKKGWTAYLGPEIEFFYFKDESNPELLDKSGYFDYGAFDLGTHVVKKTVAALELMGIPVECSHHEVAPSQHEIDLKYQEALVMADFAQIYRFVVKEVAAENEIYASFMPKPIFGENGSGMHTHMSIFDGDKNLFYAKDAPYHLSDMARYFMAGILHHIKDLTLVLNQWVNSYKRLVVGYEAPVYVSWGRRNRSSLIRVPMFKAGHEKSTRVELRSPDPACNPYLAFALMLGAGLEGIENKYPLPEPIEENIFTMTKEKREKFKIDALPDSLENAIRLTEKSKLVRDVLGDHIFETLIANKKVEWDNYRINVTKYEIDTYLPFL